The following proteins are co-located in the Labrys monachus genome:
- a CDS encoding ABC transporter substrate-binding protein, whose product MKKALLAGVAFAIGLGLVAAHAADKVTIQLKWVADGQFAGYYVAKDKGFYKDAGLDVTVAPGGPDIAPEQVIANGRADVIVDWMPAALAAREKGVPLVNIAQPFKRSGLELTCRNESGIKSPADFKGKTLGVWFYGNEYPFLAWMAKLGLKTDGSPDGIKVIKQGFNVDPLLQKQADCISTMTYNEYWQVIEAGVKPEDLTVFNYTDQGVATLEDGLYVLEGKLKDPKFVETMAKFVKASMKGWDYTRAHPDEAVKIVLDNDASGAQTEQHQIHMVADVNKLTEGSDGTLDTAAADNTVKTLLSSGGDSPVITKPPVGAWTSAVTDAAKKL is encoded by the coding sequence ATGAAGAAGGCACTTTTGGCGGGCGTCGCTTTCGCGATCGGCCTCGGCCTCGTCGCGGCACACGCCGCGGACAAGGTGACGATCCAGCTCAAATGGGTCGCCGACGGCCAGTTCGCCGGCTATTACGTCGCCAAGGACAAGGGCTTCTACAAGGATGCCGGCCTCGACGTCACGGTGGCGCCCGGCGGCCCCGACATCGCGCCCGAGCAGGTGATCGCCAACGGCCGCGCCGACGTCATCGTCGACTGGATGCCGGCGGCGCTCGCGGCGCGCGAGAAGGGCGTCCCGCTGGTCAACATCGCCCAGCCCTTCAAGCGCTCCGGCCTGGAACTCACCTGCCGCAACGAATCCGGCATCAAGTCCCCGGCCGACTTCAAGGGCAAGACGCTGGGCGTCTGGTTCTACGGCAACGAATATCCCTTCCTCGCCTGGATGGCCAAGCTCGGCCTGAAGACGGATGGCTCTCCGGACGGCATCAAGGTGATCAAGCAGGGCTTCAACGTCGATCCGCTGCTGCAGAAGCAGGCCGACTGCATCTCGACCATGACCTACAACGAATATTGGCAGGTGATCGAGGCCGGCGTGAAGCCCGAGGACCTCACCGTCTTCAACTATACCGACCAGGGCGTCGCCACCCTCGAGGACGGTCTCTATGTCCTTGAAGGCAAGCTGAAGGATCCGAAATTCGTCGAGACGATGGCCAAGTTCGTCAAGGCCTCGATGAAGGGCTGGGACTATACGCGGGCGCATCCGGACGAGGCCGTGAAGATCGTGCTGGACAACGATGCCTCGGGTGCCCAGACCGAGCAGCACCAGATCCACATGGTGGCCGACGTCAACAAGCTGACCGAAGGCTCCGACGGCACGCTCGACACCGCGGCGGCCGACAATACGGTGAAGACGCTGCTCTCCAGCGGCGGCGACAGCCCGGTCATCACCAAGCCCCCGGTCGGCGCCTGGACCTCCGCCGTCACGGACGCCGCCAAGAAGCTGTAA
- a CDS encoding ABC transporter permease: MTAFQSRGWLLSGVLILLSAFFPLADAAAPGFAPQAVLYAAALVFLLVGGRRRPGGASFAAALVLLVASAAALTAIVHRPDVAGGASWGFWLKAVGLWLASWMAVDGIADGEKAGASRWHDLAPAVLFGATLLALWEWIVAGFGIQPINLLAPSAIGAAVGYYAQTLVQDFVWTFLREVLLGWLVGSGAGFAVALVADRIPFLRRGLLPLGNIVSALPIVGIAPVMIWWFSYEWPSKTAVVIAMTFFPMLVNTVAGLAATGSLERDLMRSYGATYWPTLVRLRLPAAMPFIFNGLKINSTLAMIGAIVAEYFDGPTMGMGFRINTRAALSDSGIVWAEIAVAMVAGSLFYGIIALVERAVTFWHPSYRRA; the protein is encoded by the coding sequence ATGACGGCGTTCCAGTCGCGCGGATGGCTGCTGTCCGGCGTTCTCATCCTCCTCAGCGCCTTCTTCCCGCTCGCGGATGCCGCCGCGCCCGGCTTCGCGCCGCAGGCGGTCCTCTATGCCGCGGCCCTCGTTTTCCTCCTCGTCGGCGGCCGGCGTCGCCCCGGCGGTGCCAGCTTCGCCGCCGCGCTGGTGCTCCTCGTCGCCTCCGCGGCGGCGCTGACGGCGATCGTCCATCGGCCCGACGTGGCGGGCGGCGCCTCATGGGGCTTCTGGCTGAAGGCCGTCGGCCTGTGGCTGGCGTCCTGGATGGCGGTCGACGGCATCGCCGACGGCGAGAAGGCTGGCGCGTCGCGCTGGCACGATCTCGCGCCTGCCGTGCTCTTCGGCGCCACTCTGCTGGCGCTGTGGGAGTGGATCGTCGCCGGCTTCGGCATCCAGCCCATCAACCTGCTGGCCCCCTCCGCCATCGGCGCGGCCGTCGGCTATTATGCGCAGACGCTGGTGCAGGACTTCGTGTGGACCTTCCTGCGCGAGGTGCTGCTCGGCTGGCTCGTCGGCTCCGGCGCGGGCTTTGCCGTCGCGCTCGTCGCCGACCGCATCCCCTTCCTGCGCCGGGGTCTGCTGCCGCTCGGCAACATCGTCTCGGCGCTGCCGATCGTCGGCATCGCGCCGGTCATGATCTGGTGGTTCAGCTATGAGTGGCCGTCCAAGACCGCCGTCGTCATCGCCATGACCTTCTTTCCCATGCTGGTCAACACGGTGGCCGGGCTCGCCGCCACCGGCAGCCTGGAGCGCGACCTGATGCGCTCCTATGGCGCGACCTACTGGCCGACCCTGGTGCGCCTGCGGCTGCCCGCGGCGATGCCCTTCATCTTCAACGGCCTGAAGATCAACTCGACCCTTGCGATGATCGGTGCGATCGTCGCCGAATATTTCGACGGCCCGACCATGGGCATGGGCTTTCGAATCAACACCCGCGCGGCGCTTTCCGACAGCGGCATCGTCTGGGCGGAGATCGCCGTGGCGATGGTGGCGGGTTCGCTGTTCTACGGCATCATCGCGCTCGTCGAGCGGGCCGTGACGTTTTGGCATCCCTCTTACCGGCGCGCGTGA
- a CDS encoding ABC transporter permease, protein MTTEALALPAGRSPRGRLMRGQAGPVAVVVLAIVAAWYLACLPMNWDALQRAMPDAASRTLAEQFVAAINLPDGKIAAPHQIVAAMVQGLFFEPPFGRRSLVYHSMITLSSALSGFVLGAVLGIILAVLIVHYRSMRKSLMPWVIISQTIPILALVPLLNAVLGQLDLPIIVPKALIATYLCFFPVTVGMVKGLTSPDPMQLDLMRTYDASKAQTFWKLRWPAATPYLFASLKIAIAGCIVGAIVAEMPTGAQGGLGSRLLAGYQYNNLRLVLWAALFTAALLSAGLISLIALAERRVLASMGVAGGGR, encoded by the coding sequence ATGACGACTGAGGCGCTGGCGCTGCCGGCGGGGCGCTCGCCCCGGGGCCGGCTGATGCGGGGGCAGGCGGGGCCGGTCGCCGTCGTCGTGCTGGCGATCGTCGCCGCCTGGTATCTCGCCTGCCTGCCGATGAACTGGGACGCGCTGCAGCGCGCCATGCCCGACGCGGCGAGCCGGACGCTCGCCGAGCAGTTCGTCGCCGCGATCAACCTTCCGGACGGCAAGATCGCCGCGCCGCACCAGATCGTGGCGGCGATGGTGCAGGGCCTCTTTTTCGAGCCCCCCTTCGGACGGCGCAGCCTCGTCTACCATTCCATGATCACGCTCTCCTCGGCTCTGTCGGGCTTCGTCCTCGGCGCGGTGCTGGGTATCATCCTCGCGGTGCTGATCGTGCATTACCGCTCGATGCGCAAGAGCCTGATGCCCTGGGTCATCATCTCGCAGACCATCCCGATCCTCGCGCTGGTGCCCCTGCTCAATGCGGTGCTCGGCCAGCTCGACTTGCCGATCATCGTGCCCAAGGCGCTGATCGCGACCTATCTGTGCTTCTTCCCGGTGACGGTCGGCATGGTCAAGGGGCTGACCTCGCCGGACCCGATGCAACTCGACCTGATGCGCACCTACGACGCCTCGAAGGCGCAGACCTTCTGGAAACTGCGCTGGCCGGCGGCGACACCCTATCTCTTCGCCAGCCTGAAGATCGCCATCGCCGGCTGCATCGTCGGCGCCATCGTGGCGGAAATGCCGACCGGCGCCCAGGGCGGGCTCGGCTCGCGCCTCCTCGCCGGCTACCAGTACAACAATCTGCGGCTCGTGCTGTGGGCGGCGCTGTTCACCGCCGCGCTGCTGTCGGCCGGCCTAATCAGCCTGATCGCCCTAGCCGAGCGGCGCGTGCTTGCCTCCATGGGCGTGGCGGGAGGCGGCCGATGA
- a CDS encoding ABC transporter ATP-binding protein, whose translation MQVEGVERNASGRQGSSPAGQPVISVEDLSLTFNTGDGPVYALSKVDLTVDEGDFVSFIGPSGCGKTTLLRVIADLERQTSGSIRVNGLSPEQARLGRQYGYVFQAPALYPWRTIERNVMLPLEVMGFSAAERKERAARNLELVNLKGFEKKFPWQLSGGMQQRASIARALSFDPKLMLMDEPFGALDEIVRDKLNDQLLHLWRTTRKTVVFVTHSIPEAVYLSTRIVVMSPRPGRIIDIIDCNFPRDRTLDIRETPEFLAVAHRVRDGLRAGHSYDD comes from the coding sequence ATGCAGGTTGAGGGCGTGGAGCGGAATGCGAGCGGGAGACAGGGATCGTCACCGGCCGGCCAGCCCGTGATCTCGGTCGAGGACCTGTCCCTCACCTTCAACACCGGCGACGGCCCGGTCTACGCGCTCTCCAAGGTCGACCTCACCGTCGACGAGGGCGACTTCGTCTCCTTCATCGGCCCTTCCGGCTGCGGCAAGACCACGCTTCTGCGCGTGATCGCCGACCTCGAGCGGCAGACTTCGGGCTCGATCCGGGTCAACGGCCTCAGTCCGGAGCAGGCCCGCCTCGGCCGGCAATATGGCTATGTCTTCCAGGCGCCCGCGCTCTATCCCTGGCGCACGATCGAGCGCAACGTGATGCTGCCGCTGGAGGTGATGGGCTTTTCCGCGGCCGAACGGAAGGAACGCGCGGCGCGCAACCTCGAACTCGTCAACCTCAAGGGCTTCGAGAAGAAGTTTCCCTGGCAATTGTCGGGGGGCATGCAGCAGCGCGCCTCGATCGCCCGGGCGCTGTCCTTCGACCCCAAGCTGATGCTGATGGACGAGCCCTTCGGCGCGCTCGACGAGATCGTGCGCGACAAGCTCAATGACCAACTGCTGCATCTGTGGCGCACGACGCGCAAGACGGTCGTCTTCGTCACCCATTCGATCCCCGAGGCGGTCTATCTGTCTACCCGCATCGTGGTGATGTCGCCGCGGCCGGGGCGCATCATCGACATCATCGACTGCAATTTCCCGCGTGACCGGACGCTCGACATCCGCGAGACGCCCGAGTTCCTCGCCGTCGCCCATCGTGTGCGCGACGGCCTCAGGGCGGGGCACTCCTATGACGACTGA
- a CDS encoding CoA-acylating methylmalonate-semialdehyde dehydrogenase: protein MSRIGNLVGGKSVDPTSGRFAPVFNPATGEQSAELGLSSVADVDLAVQAAKKAFPAWSTMAPLKRARFMFKFKELLEANADAVAAAISSEHGKTHSDALGEVQRGIEVVEFACGIPHLLAGEFSRNVGPAIDTYNDRQALGVVAGITPFNFPAMVPLWMYPVAIACGNTFVLKPSERDPSAAMLVAGFLLQAGLPEGVLNVVNGDKVAVDALLHHPDVKAVSFVGSTPIAQYIYATAAANGKRCQALGGAKNHMVVMPDADMEQAADALVSAGYGSAGERCMAISVAVPIGDKTADALVDLLLPRIQKLKVGPATDAQAEMGPLVTRQHKEKVLGYIDAGVKEGADLVVDGRGLSLQGYENGYFVGPTLFDRVTEDMSIYKEEIFGPVLSVVRARDYGHATKMINEHEYGNGTAIFTRDGDAARAFADSIEVGMVGINVPLPVPVAYHSFGGWKRSLFGDHSIYGMEGVRFYTRLKTVTSRWPTGIRSGVNLNFPSTN from the coding sequence ATGTCACGTATCGGCAACCTGGTCGGCGGCAAGTCCGTCGACCCCACCAGCGGGCGCTTCGCGCCCGTCTTCAACCCGGCAACCGGCGAGCAGAGCGCGGAACTCGGCCTGTCCTCCGTCGCCGACGTCGACCTCGCCGTGCAGGCGGCCAAGAAGGCCTTCCCGGCCTGGTCGACCATGGCGCCGCTGAAGCGCGCCCGCTTCATGTTCAAGTTCAAGGAACTGCTCGAAGCCAATGCCGACGCTGTCGCCGCGGCGATTTCGAGCGAGCACGGCAAGACCCATTCGGACGCGCTCGGCGAAGTGCAGCGCGGCATCGAGGTGGTCGAATTCGCCTGCGGCATCCCGCACCTGCTCGCCGGCGAGTTCAGCCGCAATGTCGGCCCGGCCATCGACACCTATAATGACCGCCAGGCGCTCGGCGTCGTCGCCGGCATCACGCCGTTCAACTTCCCGGCCATGGTGCCGCTGTGGATGTATCCGGTGGCGATCGCCTGCGGCAACACCTTCGTGCTGAAGCCCTCCGAGCGCGACCCGTCCGCGGCGATGCTGGTCGCCGGCTTCCTGCTGCAGGCCGGCCTGCCCGAGGGCGTACTCAACGTCGTCAACGGCGACAAGGTCGCGGTCGACGCGCTGCTCCACCATCCCGACGTCAAGGCGGTGAGCTTCGTCGGCTCGACGCCGATCGCCCAGTACATCTATGCGACCGCTGCGGCGAACGGCAAGCGCTGCCAGGCGCTCGGCGGCGCCAAGAACCATATGGTGGTGATGCCGGACGCCGACATGGAGCAGGCGGCGGACGCCCTCGTCTCGGCCGGCTACGGCTCGGCGGGTGAGCGCTGCATGGCGATCTCCGTCGCCGTCCCGATCGGCGACAAGACCGCCGACGCCCTGGTCGACCTGCTGCTGCCGCGGATCCAGAAGCTCAAGGTCGGCCCCGCCACCGACGCCCAGGCCGAGATGGGGCCGCTCGTCACCCGGCAGCACAAGGAGAAGGTGCTCGGCTATATCGACGCCGGCGTGAAGGAAGGCGCCGACCTGGTCGTCGACGGCCGCGGCCTCAGCCTGCAGGGCTATGAGAACGGCTATTTCGTCGGGCCGACGCTGTTCGACCGCGTCACCGAGGACATGTCGATCTACAAGGAGGAGATCTTCGGGCCGGTGCTCTCGGTGGTGCGCGCCAGGGATTACGGCCACGCCACCAAGATGATCAACGAGCACGAATATGGCAACGGCACGGCGATCTTCACCCGCGACGGCGACGCCGCCCGCGCCTTCGCCGATTCGATCGAGGTCGGCATGGTCGGCATCAACGTGCCCCTGCCGGTGCCGGTCGCCTATCATTCCTTCGGCGGCTGGAAGCGGTCGCTGTTCGGCGACCATTCGATCTACGGCATGGAGGGCGTGCGCTTCTACACGCGGCTGAAGACGGTAACCTCGCGCTGGCCGACCGGCATCCGCTCGGGCGTCAACCTCAACTTCCCCAGCACGAACTAG
- a CDS encoding aspartate aminotransferase family protein: protein MNAPTRVPNNLEAFWMPYTANRQFKSNPRMFVAAKDMHYTTSDGRQVLDGTAGLWCCNAGHSRPKIVEAIQSQVAELDYAPAFQMGHPKAFELASRLVQLTPQGMDHVFFTNSGSEAVDTALKTALAYHRVRGEGSRFRLIGRERGYHGVGFGGISVGGIVANRKMFGTMLTGVDHIRHTHDLSRNAFSREQPEFGAEYAEDLERVIQLHDASTIAAVIVEPVAGSTGVLIPPKGYLERIRAICDKYGILLIFDEVITGFGRLGTPFAADYFGVTPDLMTVAKGITSGVIPMGAVFVKKEIYDAFMQGPEHLIEFFHGYTYSANPVACAAALGTLDTYHEEGLLTRAADLAAYWADAVHSFKGLPHVIDTRNLGLIGAIELESIAGQPTKRAFTAFLNAYEKGLLIRTTGDIIALSPPLIVSKAQIDELAGILTDVLKTLD from the coding sequence ATGAATGCCCCGACGCGCGTGCCCAACAACCTCGAAGCCTTCTGGATGCCGTACACGGCGAACCGGCAGTTCAAGTCCAATCCGCGCATGTTCGTCGCGGCCAAGGACATGCATTACACCACCTCCGACGGCAGGCAGGTGCTCGACGGCACCGCGGGCCTGTGGTGCTGCAATGCCGGCCATTCGCGGCCGAAGATCGTGGAAGCCATCCAGAGCCAGGTCGCCGAACTCGACTATGCGCCGGCCTTCCAGATGGGCCATCCCAAGGCCTTCGAGCTCGCCTCGCGCCTTGTGCAACTGACGCCCCAGGGCATGGACCATGTCTTCTTCACCAATTCGGGCTCCGAGGCGGTCGACACCGCCCTCAAGACGGCGCTGGCCTATCACCGCGTGCGCGGCGAGGGATCGCGCTTCCGCCTGATCGGCCGCGAGCGCGGCTATCACGGCGTCGGCTTCGGCGGCATCTCCGTCGGCGGCATCGTCGCCAACCGCAAGATGTTCGGCACCATGCTGACCGGCGTCGACCACATCCGCCATACGCACGACCTCAGCCGCAACGCCTTCTCGCGCGAGCAGCCCGAATTCGGCGCCGAATATGCCGAGGACCTGGAGCGCGTGATCCAGCTGCACGACGCCTCCACCATCGCCGCCGTCATCGTCGAGCCGGTCGCCGGATCGACCGGCGTGCTGATCCCGCCCAAGGGCTATCTGGAGCGCATCCGCGCCATCTGCGACAAATACGGCATCCTGCTGATCTTCGACGAGGTGATCACCGGCTTCGGCCGCCTGGGCACGCCGTTCGCCGCCGACTATTTCGGCGTCACGCCCGATTTGATGACCGTCGCCAAGGGCATCACCTCGGGCGTCATCCCGATGGGCGCGGTGTTCGTCAAGAAGGAGATCTACGACGCCTTCATGCAGGGCCCGGAGCATCTCATCGAGTTCTTCCACGGCTATACCTATTCGGCCAATCCGGTCGCCTGCGCCGCGGCGCTCGGCACGCTCGACACCTATCACGAGGAAGGCCTGCTCACCCGCGCCGCCGACCTCGCCGCCTATTGGGCGGATGCGGTGCATTCCTTCAAGGGCCTGCCGCATGTCATCGACACCCGCAATCTCGGCCTGATCGGTGCGATCGAGCTCGAGTCGATCGCCGGCCAGCCGACGAAGCGGGCCTTCACGGCCTTCCTGAACGCCTATGAAAAGGGCCTGCTGATCCGCACCACCGGTGATATCATCGCGCTGTCGCCGCCGCTCATCGTCTCGAAGGCCCAGATCGACGAACTGGCCGGCATCCTGACGGATGTGCTGAAGACGCTCGATTGA
- a CDS encoding cupin domain-containing protein, with translation MQNVDVGSLLRRVREARGLSQRQLAKLAGISNATISLMESNAVNPSVGALKRVLDAVPIGLAEFFALEANPGRKVFYRSDELMEIGRGRVSYRQVGSDLRGRALQMLAERYAPGADSGKVLLHHQGEECGIVLRGELEVTVGEDKTVLRPGDAYYFDSREPHRFRNIGEEPCELVTACTPPSF, from the coding sequence ATGCAGAACGTCGATGTCGGGTCCCTGCTGCGCCGCGTGCGCGAAGCGCGCGGCCTGTCGCAGCGCCAGCTCGCCAAGCTGGCCGGCATCTCCAACGCGACGATCTCCCTGATGGAATCCAATGCGGTGAACCCCTCGGTCGGCGCGCTCAAGCGCGTGCTGGACGCCGTGCCGATTGGCCTCGCCGAATTCTTCGCGCTCGAAGCCAATCCGGGGCGGAAGGTGTTCTATCGCAGCGACGAGTTGATGGAGATCGGGCGCGGTCGCGTCTCCTACCGCCAGGTCGGCTCGGATCTCAGGGGACGCGCGCTGCAAATGCTGGCCGAGCGCTACGCGCCGGGCGCGGATTCGGGCAAGGTCCTGCTCCACCACCAGGGCGAGGAATGCGGCATCGTCCTGCGCGGCGAACTGGAGGTCACTGTCGGCGAGGACAAGACGGTCCTGCGCCCCGGCGACGCCTATTACTTCGACAGCCGCGAGCCGCACCGCTTCCGCAATATCGGCGAGGAGCCCTGCGAACTGGTTACGGCTTGCACGCCGCCTTCTTTCTGA
- the rutR gene encoding HTH-type transcriptional regulator RutR: MATGEAAAGQRHKTKAGAANIDKILDSALSAFARHGLRGTRIEQIAEGAGMSKTNLLYYFRSKEALYAAVLTRTLSVWLSPLAELDAVRDPASALTAYIGQKLDCSRRYPDASRLFAIEIMQGAPHLKQVLATELTEVVEDKVAIIRGWIADGRLRPIEPHHLLFMIWATTQHYADFAVQISAITGKDLSDEAFYEDTRRSLTETILRGVLSEAAGLQAASD, translated from the coding sequence ATGGCGACAGGTGAAGCAGCCGCCGGACAACGTCATAAGACCAAAGCGGGCGCGGCCAATATCGACAAGATCCTCGACAGCGCCCTCTCAGCCTTCGCCCGGCACGGATTGCGCGGCACCCGCATCGAGCAGATCGCCGAGGGCGCCGGGATGTCGAAGACCAACCTTCTCTATTATTTCCGCAGCAAGGAAGCGCTCTATGCGGCGGTGCTGACCCGCACGCTGTCGGTGTGGCTCAGCCCGCTCGCCGAACTCGACGCCGTCCGCGATCCCGCCAGCGCCCTCACCGCCTATATCGGGCAGAAGCTCGACTGCTCCCGCCGCTATCCCGATGCCTCGCGCCTGTTCGCCATCGAGATCATGCAGGGCGCCCCGCATCTCAAGCAGGTGCTCGCCACCGAATTGACCGAGGTCGTCGAAGACAAGGTGGCGATCATCCGCGGCTGGATCGCCGACGGCCGGCTGCGCCCGATCGAGCCGCATCATCTCCTGTTCATGATCTGGGCGACGACCCAGCATTACGCCGACTTCGCCGTCCAGATCAGCGCCATCACCGGCAAGGACCTTTCGGACGAGGCCTTCTATGAGGATACGCGGCGCTCGCTGACGGAGACGATCCTGCGCGGCGTGCTGTCCGAGGCGGCCGGGCTCCAGGCCGCTTCGGACTGA
- a CDS encoding IS110 family transposase: MGKLSTKSKISQASTVKAGSVKKGGIERSEPAAAAPVKDAGRSAGIDVGKAKLDSAIHNQSGVWADENDAAGWQAVVERFKAQGVTRVGMEASGGYERGIAQALRQAGFEVILHQPIQMRAFAKARLQRAKNDRIDAVLIAAFTAILGGRTHKPDPRLTALWDTLVHLEQIEADEARHKTRLEHCKDKRVRRMIEADIRRCRLQSGVEERRLRDHLKQYPDLAEKYELLFSIPGIGSRTAITLVIAMPELGTLSRERIAALAGLAPFDCDSGDSHGQRRIAGGRARVRKALYGAAVPAAHFWNPQLKAVYKRLITAGKTKKQAMVACARKLLIYANTVLARRSPWQEKTP; encoded by the coding sequence ATGGGCAAACTTAGCACAAAGTCCAAAATCAGTCAGGCCAGCACGGTAAAAGCTGGCTCCGTCAAAAAAGGAGGCATCGAACGCTCCGAGCCGGCGGCGGCCGCCCCCGTCAAAGACGCCGGCCGCTCAGCCGGCATCGATGTCGGCAAGGCCAAGCTGGACAGCGCCATTCACAATCAGAGTGGCGTGTGGGCGGATGAAAACGATGCGGCCGGCTGGCAAGCCGTGGTGGAGCGCTTCAAGGCCCAGGGCGTGACACGCGTCGGCATGGAGGCCAGCGGCGGCTATGAGCGGGGCATCGCCCAGGCTCTGCGCCAGGCGGGCTTCGAGGTGATCCTGCATCAGCCTATCCAGATGCGGGCTTTCGCCAAGGCCCGGCTGCAGCGGGCCAAGAATGATCGCATCGACGCGGTTCTGATCGCAGCCTTCACCGCGATTCTGGGCGGGCGAACCCACAAGCCGGATCCCCGCCTGACCGCCTTGTGGGACACGCTGGTGCATCTGGAGCAGATCGAGGCGGACGAGGCGCGCCATAAAACACGCCTCGAGCACTGCAAGGACAAGCGTGTCCGACGCATGATCGAGGCCGACATCCGCCGCTGTCGTCTGCAAAGCGGCGTCGAGGAGCGGCGGCTGCGCGATCACCTCAAGCAATATCCCGATCTCGCCGAGAAATACGAACTGCTGTTCTCCATTCCCGGCATCGGCTCGCGCACGGCAATCACCCTTGTGATCGCCATGCCCGAATTGGGAACCCTCTCACGCGAGCGGATCGCTGCCCTGGCCGGCCTCGCCCCCTTCGATTGCGACAGCGGCGACAGCCACGGCCAACGACGCATTGCCGGCGGCAGGGCCAGAGTCCGCAAAGCTCTCTACGGCGCTGCCGTCCCCGCTGCCCATTTTTGGAACCCGCAACTCAAAGCCGTCTACAAGCGCCTCATCACTGCTGGCAAAACCAAAAAGCAGGCCATGGTCGCATGCGCCAGAAAGCTTCTCATCTACGCAAATACCGTTCTCGCCAGACGCTCGCCCTGGCAAGAAAAAACACCATGA
- the preA gene encoding NAD-dependent dihydropyrimidine dehydrogenase subunit PreA, translating into MADLSTNFLGIKSPNPFWLASAPPTDKEYNVVRAFKAGWGGVVWKTLGEQGPPVVNVNGPRYGAWHSQDRRVMGFNNIELITDRPLEVNLREIKQVKRDWKDRALIVSLMVPCEEQAWRSILPFIEDTEADGIELNFGCPHGMSERGMGSAVGQVPEYVEMVARWCKQYTRMPVIVKLTPNITDVRKPADAARRGGADAVSLINTINSIVSVDIDNMRPWPNTDGYGTHGGYCGAAVKPIALNMVSEIARAEATRGMPISGIGGVETWRDAVEYMALGCGTVQVCTAAMVYGFKIVQEMISGLSDWMDEKGYASVDQIVGRAVPRVTDWQNLNLDYIVKAQIDQDLCIKCGRCHIACEDTSHQAITNMVDGVRKFEVIDEECVGCNLCAVVCPIENCITLQPLTSGVDPRTGKPVGGHMTWKEHPNNPAVWAKVAEPAE; encoded by the coding sequence ATGGCCGATCTCAGCACCAATTTCCTCGGTATCAAGTCACCCAACCCGTTCTGGCTCGCTTCGGCGCCGCCGACCGACAAGGAATACAACGTCGTCCGCGCCTTCAAGGCCGGATGGGGCGGCGTGGTCTGGAAGACGCTCGGCGAGCAGGGCCCGCCTGTCGTCAACGTCAACGGGCCGCGCTACGGCGCCTGGCACAGCCAGGACCGCCGCGTCATGGGCTTCAACAATATCGAGCTGATCACCGACCGCCCGCTCGAGGTCAATCTGCGCGAGATCAAGCAGGTCAAGCGCGACTGGAAGGACCGCGCCCTGATCGTCTCGCTGATGGTCCCCTGCGAGGAGCAGGCCTGGAGGTCGATCCTGCCCTTCATCGAGGACACCGAGGCTGACGGCATCGAGCTCAATTTTGGCTGTCCGCACGGCATGTCCGAGCGCGGCATGGGCTCGGCGGTCGGCCAGGTGCCGGAATATGTCGAGATGGTCGCGCGCTGGTGCAAGCAATATACGCGCATGCCGGTCATCGTGAAGCTGACGCCGAACATCACCGATGTCCGCAAGCCCGCCGATGCCGCCAGACGCGGCGGCGCCGATGCCGTCTCGCTGATCAACACCATCAACTCGATCGTGTCGGTCGACATCGACAACATGCGTCCCTGGCCCAACACCGACGGCTACGGCACCCATGGCGGCTATTGCGGCGCGGCGGTGAAGCCGATCGCGCTCAACATGGTCTCCGAGATCGCCCGGGCCGAGGCAACGCGCGGCATGCCGATCTCCGGCATCGGCGGCGTCGAGACCTGGCGCGACGCGGTGGAATATATGGCGCTCGGCTGCGGTACGGTGCAGGTGTGCACCGCGGCCATGGTCTACGGCTTCAAGATCGTGCAGGAGATGATCTCGGGCCTGTCCGACTGGATGGACGAGAAGGGCTACGCGTCCGTCGATCAGATCGTCGGCCGCGCGGTTCCGCGCGTCACCGACTGGCAGAACCTCAACCTCGATTATATCGTCAAGGCGCAGATCGACCAGGACCTGTGCATCAAATGCGGCCGCTGCCACATCGCCTGCGAGGACACCTCGCACCAGGCGATCACCAACATGGTCGACGGCGTGCGCAAGTTCGAGGTGATCGACGAGGAGTGCGTCGGCTGCAATCTGTGCGCCGTGGTCTGCCCGATCGAGAACTGCATCACCCTGCAGCCCCTCACCAGCGGCGTCGATCCGCGCACCGGCAAGCCGGTCGGCGGCCATATGACCTGGAAGGAGCATCCCAACAATCCGGCGGTGTGGGCGAAGGTCGCCGAGCCCGCGGAGTGA